One part of the Eptesicus fuscus isolate TK198812 chromosome 20, DD_ASM_mEF_20220401, whole genome shotgun sequence genome encodes these proteins:
- the RTN4RL1 gene encoding reticulon-4 receptor-like 1: CVELLLLLLAGELPLGGGCPRDCVCYPAPMTVSCQAHNFAAIPEGIPEDSERIFLQNNRITVLRQGHFSPAMVTLWIYSNNITFIDPHTFEGFVHLEELDLGDNRQLRTLAPETFQGLGKLHALYLYKCGLGALPARLFGGLHSLQYLYLQDNHLEYLQDDIFADLVNLSHLFLHGNRLRSLGQDTFRGLVNLDRLLLHENRLQWVHPRAFHDLRRLTTLFLFNNSLSELQGACLAPLGALEFLRLNGNAWDCGCRARSLWEWLRRFRGSSSAVPCVAPELRQGQDLKLLSAQDFRNCTGPASPHQIKSHTLTTTDRAARKEHHPARGAARDKSHPHGHQPGSRTGPRKPGKNCTSHRNRNQVSKAGAGKQEALEQQDYAPDYPHKFSFDIMPTARPKRKGKCARRTPIRAPSGVQQASSGSSLGASILAWILGLAATLR; the protein is encoded by the coding sequence ATCCCCGAGGGCATCCCGGAGGACAGCGAGCGCATCTTCCTGCAGAACAACCGCATCACCGTCCTGCGGCAGGGCCACTTCAGCCCCGCCATGGTCACCCTGTGGATCTACTCCAACAACATCACCTTCATCGACCCGCACACCTTCGAGGGCTTCGTGCACTTGGAGGAGCTGGACCTCGGCGACAACCGGCAGCTGCGGACGCTGGCGCCCGAGACCTTCCAGGGCCTGGGGAAGCTCCACGCCCTCTACCTCTACAAGTGCGGGCTGGGCGCCCTGCCCGCCCGCCTCTTCGGCGGCCTGCACAGCCTGCAGTACCTCTACCTGCAGGACAACCACCTCGAGTACCTGCAGGACGACATCTTTGCCGACCTGGTCAACCTCAGCCACCTGTTTCTCCACGGCAACAGGCTGCGGAGCCTGGGCCAGGACACCTTCCGGGGGCTGGTGAACCTGGACCGGCTGCTGCTGCACGAGAACCGGCTGCAGTGGGTGCACCCCCGGGCTTTCCACGACCTCCGCCGGCTCACCACGCTCTTCCTCTTCAACAACAGCCTCTCCGAGCTGCAGGGCGCCTGCCTCGCCCCGCTGGGGGCCCTGGAGTTCCTGCGCCTCAACGGGAACGCCTGGGACTGCGGGTGCCGCGCGCGCTCCCTGTGGGAATGGCTGCGGAGGTTCCGCGGCTCCAGCTCCGCGGTCCCTTGCGTGGCCCCCGAGCTGCGGCAGGGCCAGGACCTGAAGCTGCTGAGCGCCCAGGACTTCCGGAACTGCACCGGGCCGGCGTCCCCCCACCAGATCAAGTCCCACACGCTCACCACCACCGACAGGGCCGCGCGCAAGGAGCATCACCCGGCCCGCGGCGCCGCCAGGGACAAGAGCCACCCGCACGGCCATCAGCCCGGCTCCCGGACGGGCCCCCGGAAGCCGGGCAAGAACTGCACCAGCCACAGGAACCGCAACCAGGTCTCCAAGGCGGGCGCCGGGAAGCAGGAGGCGCTCGAGCAGCAGGACTATGCCCCTGACTACCCGCACAAGTTCAGCTTTGACATCATGCCCACCGCGCGGCCCAAGAGGAAGGGCAAATGTGCCCGCAGGACCCCCATCCGTGCCCCCAGCGGGGTGCAGCAGGCCTCCTCCGGCAGCTCTCTGGGGGCCTCCATCCTGGCCTGGATACTGGGGCTGGCGGCCACTCTGCGCTGA